The Micromonospora sp. NBC_01740 genome includes a window with the following:
- a CDS encoding ABC transporter ATP-binding protein — protein sequence MAHETAPGVIAGTRTDAATGPAADLLRVENLTVEFPAPSGGWQTTVQDVSFSLKPGASVALVGESGSGKTVTSVAVMGLTEATGGRIASGRIVFDGTDLTAGTRKQWRNLRGPGMGMIFQQPIRSLNPAFTVGDQIAESVRKHLGMNRKQARARAVEMLELVQIPRAAQRVDEYPHAFSGGMCQRVMIAMVMACNPRLLIADEPTTALDVTVQERILELLRDLQEQTGVALLFVSHDLAVVAELCQQVVVMYAGEVAENAPSEQIFFHPRHPYTSGLIGSIPRPGLSTGRRLRSIPGGIPAPGAWPHGCRFSSRCEFVQPGRCDVAHPGLVRVDGAAGHDARCVRVAELSLDGVTV from the coding sequence ATGGCACATGAAACGGCACCCGGCGTGATCGCCGGCACCAGGACCGACGCCGCCACCGGCCCGGCGGCGGACCTGCTGCGCGTGGAGAACCTCACCGTCGAGTTCCCCGCACCCTCCGGTGGGTGGCAGACGACCGTCCAGGACGTCTCGTTCTCCCTCAAGCCGGGAGCGTCGGTGGCTCTCGTCGGCGAGTCCGGGTCGGGCAAGACGGTGACCTCGGTCGCGGTGATGGGTCTGACCGAGGCGACCGGCGGGCGGATCGCCTCGGGCCGGATCGTCTTCGACGGCACGGACCTCACCGCGGGCACCCGGAAGCAGTGGCGGAACCTGCGTGGCCCCGGCATGGGCATGATCTTCCAGCAGCCGATCCGCAGCCTGAACCCGGCCTTTACGGTCGGGGACCAGATCGCGGAGTCGGTGCGCAAGCACCTGGGCATGAACCGCAAACAGGCCCGGGCCCGCGCCGTCGAGATGCTGGAGCTGGTGCAGATCCCGCGGGCGGCGCAGCGGGTCGACGAGTACCCGCACGCGTTCTCCGGCGGCATGTGCCAGCGCGTCATGATCGCGATGGTCATGGCGTGCAACCCGCGCCTGCTCATCGCCGACGAGCCGACGACGGCGCTCGACGTGACGGTGCAGGAGCGGATCCTCGAGCTCTTGCGCGACCTGCAGGAGCAGACCGGCGTGGCGCTGCTGTTCGTCAGCCACGACCTCGCCGTGGTGGCCGAGCTGTGCCAGCAGGTCGTGGTCATGTACGCCGGCGAGGTGGCCGAGAACGCGCCCTCGGAGCAGATCTTCTTCCACCCGCGGCACCCCTACACCTCCGGCCTGATCGGGTCGATCCCGAGGCCGGGTCTGAGCACCGGCCGGCGGCTGCGCTCGATTCCCGGTGGCATCCCGGCCCCGGGTGCCTGGCCGCACGGCTGCCGGTTCAGCAGCCGGTGCGAGTTCGTCCAGCCGGGCCGGTGCGACGTGGCCCACCCGGGCCTGGTCCGGGTCGACGGCGCCGCCGGGCACGACGCGCGGTGCGTACGCGTCGCGGAGCTCTCTCTGGATGGAGTGACGGTCTGA
- a CDS encoding ABC transporter permease, whose amino-acid sequence MLRYAGRRLLAAIPLLFVVPLLVFVLIEFAPGDPAAVLAGDEPTPERVEAIREELNLNDPVLLRYLMWIGDVVRGDLGTSFLSDQTVTELLTRRMATTMSLVLVAMIFAVVLGTILALVATLRSGGIVDRVVNWFASISIAIPGFWFGLVLASVFAVGLQMFPAFGYQPLSAGFWPWLSHLILPGIALGLLPAAEVTLQLRSALGQVMKTDYILNAEAKGLSRASVVFKHSLKNACIPVITVLGFRVAEVLAGSVTIEMIYNMPGLGRTAVEAVQGRDVPVLLGFVLFSTTIVVLVNLIVDISYGYFNPKVRS is encoded by the coding sequence ATGCTCCGCTACGCCGGCAGGCGACTACTCGCGGCAATACCCCTGCTGTTCGTCGTCCCGCTGCTCGTGTTCGTCCTGATCGAGTTCGCCCCAGGGGACCCGGCCGCCGTCCTCGCCGGTGACGAACCGACCCCGGAACGCGTCGAGGCGATCCGCGAGGAACTCAACCTCAACGATCCGGTCCTTCTGCGATACCTCATGTGGATCGGCGACGTCGTCCGCGGCGACCTCGGCACGTCCTTCCTCTCGGACCAGACCGTGACCGAGCTGCTGACCCGGCGGATGGCCACGACGATGTCGCTGGTGCTCGTCGCGATGATCTTCGCCGTCGTGCTCGGGACCATCCTGGCGCTCGTGGCCACGCTGCGCTCCGGCGGCATCGTCGACCGGGTCGTCAACTGGTTCGCCTCGATCTCGATCGCCATCCCGGGCTTCTGGTTCGGCCTGGTGCTCGCCTCGGTCTTCGCGGTGGGGCTGCAGATGTTTCCGGCCTTCGGCTACCAACCGCTCTCCGCCGGTTTCTGGCCGTGGCTCTCGCACCTCATCCTGCCGGGCATCGCCCTCGGTCTGCTCCCCGCCGCCGAGGTGACCCTGCAACTGCGCTCGGCGCTCGGGCAGGTCATGAAGACCGACTACATCCTCAACGCCGAGGCCAAGGGGCTGTCGCGCGCCAGCGTCGTGTTCAAGCACTCCCTGAAGAACGCGTGCATCCCCGTCATCACCGTCCTCGGCTTCCGCGTCGCGGAGGTCCTCGCCGGGTCGGTGACCATCGAGATGATCTACAACATGCCGGGTCTCGGGCGCACCGCCGTCGAGGCCGTACAGGGGCGTGACGTGCCGGTGCTGCTCGGCTTCGTCCTCTTCAGCACCACGATCGTCGTGCTCGTCAACCTCATCGTCGACATCTCCTACGGCTACTTCAACCCGAAGGTGCGGTCATGA
- a CDS encoding ABC transporter permease, with product MSTNRPPASPVPGSESPDVGVPGDGLTETVLTEVPTAATGTGAPEPVAAPGILGSIVRRPATIVAGVFLLVLTLIAIFAPALAPYDPDVQDLLQRLKPPNAEHWLGTDDYGRDVLSRLIFGARVSLWAALQASAVALVLGLPFGMIAGYRGGWVDTILTRIMDALMSAPSLVLAITIVAVLGSGITNAMLAIGLVMAPRFFRVARAGTMDVRHETYIEASIALGCSTLRTAVRHVLPNVLPPIILVISVSLGSAVAAEASLSFLGLGVTAPTASWGSMLSTASSNMRLAPYLVWPPGVMIFLAVLAFTYVGDGVRRALVRTRSGN from the coding sequence ATGAGCACGAATCGGCCCCCCGCGTCCCCGGTGCCGGGGAGCGAATCACCCGACGTCGGCGTGCCCGGCGACGGCCTCACCGAGACCGTCCTCACCGAGGTGCCCACGGCGGCCACCGGTACGGGTGCCCCGGAGCCGGTCGCCGCCCCCGGCATCCTCGGGAGCATCGTGCGTCGCCCCGCGACGATCGTGGCCGGCGTCTTCCTGCTCGTACTGACCCTCATCGCGATCTTCGCCCCGGCCCTGGCGCCGTACGACCCCGACGTGCAGGACCTGTTGCAGCGGCTCAAGCCGCCGAATGCCGAACACTGGCTGGGGACCGACGACTACGGCCGGGACGTGCTGAGCCGGCTCATCTTCGGGGCGCGGGTCTCGCTCTGGGCGGCGCTGCAGGCTTCGGCCGTCGCGCTCGTGCTCGGCCTGCCCTTCGGGATGATCGCGGGCTACCGCGGCGGTTGGGTCGACACGATCCTCACCCGCATCATGGACGCGCTGATGAGCGCTCCGTCGCTCGTGCTGGCCATCACCATCGTCGCGGTCCTCGGCTCCGGCATCACCAACGCGATGCTCGCCATCGGCCTGGTCATGGCACCGCGCTTCTTCCGGGTGGCCCGCGCCGGCACGATGGACGTGCGGCACGAGACCTACATCGAGGCCTCGATCGCCCTGGGCTGCAGCACCCTGCGCACGGCGGTGCGGCACGTGCTGCCCAACGTGCTGCCGCCGATCATCCTCGTCATCTCGGTGTCGTTGGGCAGCGCCGTCGCGGCCGAGGCGAGCCTGAGCTTCCTCGGGCTGGGCGTCACGGCCCCCACGGCCAGTTGGGGCTCGATGCTCTCGACGGCCTCCTCGAACATGCGCCTCGCGCCGTACCTCGTCTGGCCGCCCGGCGTGATGATCTTCCTCGCCGTCCTCGCCTTCACCTACGTCGGTGACGGTGTCCGTCGCGCCCTCGTGCGCACCCGGTCGGGCAACTGA